A stretch of Borrelia turcica IST7 DNA encodes these proteins:
- a CDS encoding J domain-containing protein: MSNLFRIFFLLILFIFIFNPFILSIFFMFIVFLIISSLLGGFRIYTTRDYSYSKTREFEFYKLSFLLMAKLISILGSMTGEQLNYINFIINSLNLSERHKTDLYNIFHFSITKNRNADKILYTLKLGYFQHKDLFIWLVSTLKEINNLARYKNAEGDKFILYVSSFLELDFESYNSYKNLNIEIINPYEVLGLKYNSSDDDIKRAYKKLVIQFHPDRFTNEPIKQKEANEKFIRIRDAYEKICRERNLK, encoded by the coding sequence ATATCTAATTTGTTTCGAATTTTCTTTTTACTTATATTGTTTATTTTTATTTTTAATCCCTTCATTTTAAGTATATTTTTCATGTTTATTGTTTTTTTAATAATCTCCAGCCTTTTAGGTGGCTTTAGAATATATACAACAAGGGATTACTCTTATTCTAAGACAAGAGAATTCGAGTTTTATAAGTTGTCTTTTTTGCTTATGGCTAAGTTGATTTCTATTTTGGGATCAATGACGGGTGAGCAGTTAAACTATATTAATTTTATTATTAATTCTTTAAATTTGTCTGAAAGACATAAAACAGACCTTTATAATATATTTCATTTTTCAATTACTAAGAACAGGAATGCAGACAAAATATTATATACATTGAAGCTTGGGTATTTTCAACATAAAGATCTTTTTATATGGCTTGTTTCAACTCTTAAAGAAATTAATAATTTGGCTAGATATAAAAATGCAGAGGGAGATAAATTTATTCTTTATGTTAGCTCTTTTCTTGAGCTTGATTTTGAGAGTTACAATAGTTATAAAAATCTTAATATAGAGATTATTAATCCTTATGAAGTATTGGGTTTAAAGTACAATTCTAGCGATGATGATATAAAGAGAGCATATAAAAAGTTGGTTATTCAATTTCATCCAGATAGATTTACAAATGAACCCATTAAGCAAAAAGAGGCTAATGAAAAATTTATTAGGATTCGAGATGCTTATGAGAAGATATGCAGGGAAAGGAATTTAAAATAA
- a CDS encoding ATP-dependent helicase, whose translation MLKINFLSELNEFQYKAVTTIDGPLLIIAGAGSGKTRVITYRIAYLLMNGIAQKEILALTFTNKAANEMKDRIRGLLGKPLSNLTITTFHAFGLMFLKENYKRLGYRRNFSIYDENDKIGLIKEILIDENLFNKSTSLNSISNSISLFKNELASLSDLKSDDEKILRFYEERLKLYNSFDFDDLILKPKEILGDNTELREKYSNRYKYVLIDEFQDTSLIQYDFIRLLINHNNLCFVGDDDQSIYSWRGANYHNILNFERDYDVSEIKLEQNYRSTKNILSAANFVISNNKNRKDKTLWSSRSNNNKINVVLFEDEVQEAEFIASEIVKLSRLEEFKTRSIGILLRTNSLFRNIEMALRRQGIKYKVSGGTSFFQKKEIKDIISYLNVIINPSSDYDLLRIINVPRRGIGKEYLKKIRSIADKKRCSIYDALCEVVFSFTKVANYEKTLSKQVIESIEDFVSFIEEYRYKFELTQNVYSSVIKEMIENIEYWGFLVSENPNSVKVAEYKYQNIENFLGIIKNWETKQEGEGRNLSNFLNYIVLQTNEENERDKNINVSLMTIHAAKGLEFDNVFFAAVEDNIIPHQRTIEEDEYKLEEERRVFYVALTRTRESLIITMASNRKQDKQILTQVPSRFISEIPEEFLRLSVDDFSKQECCL comes from the coding sequence TTGCTTAAGATTAATTTTTTAAGCGAGCTTAATGAGTTTCAATACAAAGCAGTTACTACTATTGATGGACCTCTTTTAATAATTGCTGGTGCTGGAAGTGGGAAGACAAGAGTTATTACATATAGAATAGCTTATCTTCTCATGAATGGTATTGCACAGAAAGAAATTTTGGCTCTTACCTTTACAAATAAAGCGGCAAATGAAATGAAAGATAGGATAAGGGGTTTATTGGGCAAACCTCTTAGTAATTTAACAATTACTACTTTTCATGCTTTTGGGCTTATGTTTTTAAAAGAGAACTATAAAAGATTGGGTTATAGGAGGAATTTTAGCATTTATGATGAAAATGATAAGATTGGACTTATTAAAGAGATTTTGATCGATGAAAATCTCTTTAATAAGAGTACATCTTTAAATTCTATTAGTAATTCTATATCGCTTTTTAAAAATGAGCTAGCTTCTTTAAGTGATCTTAAAAGTGATGATGAGAAAATCTTAAGATTTTATGAGGAGCGATTAAAACTTTACAATTCTTTTGATTTCGACGATCTTATTTTAAAACCCAAAGAGATATTAGGAGATAATACAGAACTTAGAGAAAAATATTCAAATAGATATAAGTATGTTTTAATTGACGAATTTCAAGATACTTCATTGATTCAATATGATTTTATTCGTTTATTAATAAACCATAATAATTTGTGTTTTGTTGGGGATGATGATCAGTCAATATATTCTTGGCGTGGTGCTAATTATCATAATATATTAAATTTTGAGAGAGATTATGATGTTAGTGAAATAAAGCTTGAACAGAATTATCGCTCTACAAAAAATATTTTAAGTGCTGCTAATTTTGTAATTTCAAATAATAAAAATAGAAAGGATAAGACTTTATGGTCCTCAAGAAGCAATAATAATAAAATAAATGTTGTTTTGTTTGAAGATGAAGTACAAGAGGCCGAATTTATTGCTAGTGAGATTGTGAAACTTTCTAGACTTGAGGAGTTTAAGACTAGAAGTATTGGAATTTTACTTAGAACAAATTCTCTTTTTAGAAATATTGAAATGGCTCTTAGAAGACAAGGCATTAAGTATAAAGTATCAGGGGGAACTTCTTTTTTCCAGAAAAAGGAGATAAAAGATATTATTTCTTACTTAAATGTAATAATAAATCCTAGTAGCGATTACGATCTTTTAAGAATAATTAATGTTCCAAGAAGAGGAATTGGGAAAGAGTATTTAAAAAAAATAAGATCTATTGCCGATAAGAAAAGATGTAGTATTTATGATGCTCTTTGTGAAGTTGTGTTTTCATTTACAAAGGTTGCAAATTATGAGAAGACTTTAAGCAAACAAGTCATAGAGAGTATAGAAGATTTTGTTTCTTTTATTGAAGAGTATAGATATAAATTTGAATTGACCCAGAACGTATATTCTAGTGTTATTAAAGAGATGATAGAAAATATTGAATATTGGGGGTTTTTAGTGAGTGAAAATCCAAATTCAGTTAAAGTAGCTGAGTATAAGTATCAGAATATAGAAAATTTTTTAGGAATAATTAAAAATTGGGAGACTAAACAAGAAGGTGAAGGACGAAATTTAAGCAATTTTTTAAATTATATAGTTCTTCAGACAAATGAGGAAAATGAGAGAGATAAAAACATTAATGTTAGTTTGATGACTATTCATGCGGCTAAGGGACTTGAATTTGACAATGTTTTTTTTGCTGCTGTTGAAGATAATATCATACCCCACCAAAGAACAATTGAGGAAGATGAGTATAAATTAGAGGAGGAGAGGCGTGTTTTTTATGTTGCACTTACTAGAACTAGAGAATCTCTTATAATTACTATGGCCTCTAATAGGAAACAAGATAAACAAATATTAACACAAGTTCCCTCAAGGTTTATTTCAGAGATTCCAGAAGAGTTTTTAAGGTTAAGCGTTGATGATTTTAGTAAGCAGGAATGTTGCTTATAA
- a CDS encoding D-alanyl-D-alanine carboxypeptidase family protein, which yields MLQILILSGKLFSIDLIEIERVAKGAKSVVLLDYDTKRILYARNPNLIFPPASLTKLVTIYTALVEARKKNIDFKSSVPISGTASYYNAPLNSSLMFLEEGQRVNFEELLKGLIIASGNDASVAIAEFIGGGDLSNFINLMNINVLNLGLLNMHFVDTSGHSNDNEITALEMALFARAYIEKFEFMLNIHSLESFTYPRLENLGNTSTSKVLNLKQENKNLLIYSYPYADGLKTGYIKKSGLNLVATAKRDGMRLISVVLGVDKGVGNVGEKRRALIAEKLFEYGFNSYSKFSFMVKSKERVYNGKEDTVDISSREPFKYIFTRDEIDRVKIESDIKDLVAPLSEDDIVGRAEFFLDNNKLGELNLFSQCVEKLGFLNSVYKFFANFFKREK from the coding sequence ATGCTACAGATTTTAATTTTATCTGGCAAGCTTTTTTCAATTGATTTGATTGAAATTGAAAGAGTAGCAAAAGGCGCAAAGTCAGTTGTTCTTCTTGATTATGATACTAAGCGCATTCTTTATGCAAGAAACCCTAACTTAATTTTCCCACCAGCATCTCTTACTAAACTTGTCACAATTTATACTGCTTTAGTTGAGGCAAGGAAAAAAAATATAGATTTTAAGAGTAGCGTTCCTATTAGTGGAACTGCGTCGTATTACAATGCGCCACTAAATTCTTCTTTAATGTTTTTAGAAGAAGGACAAAGAGTAAATTTTGAGGAATTGCTTAAAGGGCTTATAATTGCATCAGGAAATGATGCTTCTGTTGCAATTGCGGAATTTATAGGAGGAGGAGATTTAAGCAATTTTATTAATTTAATGAATATTAATGTTTTAAATTTGGGTCTTTTGAATATGCATTTTGTTGATACATCAGGACATAGTAATGATAATGAAATTACGGCATTGGAAATGGCATTGTTTGCAAGAGCTTATATAGAGAAATTTGAATTTATGCTTAATATACATTCTCTTGAAAGTTTTACTTATCCAAGGCTTGAAAATTTAGGTAATACATCTACTTCAAAGGTTTTAAATTTAAAACAGGAAAATAAAAATCTTTTAATATATAGTTATCCTTATGCTGATGGGCTTAAGACAGGTTATATTAAAAAATCAGGTTTAAATTTAGTTGCTACAGCTAAAAGGGATGGAATGAGACTAATATCTGTTGTTTTAGGAGTTGATAAGGGAGTAGGCAATGTTGGAGAGAAAAGGCGTGCTTTAATTGCAGAGAAATTATTTGAATATGGGTTTAATAGTTATTCTAAATTTTCTTTCATGGTAAAATCAAAAGAAAGGGTCTATAATGGGAAAGAAGATACGGTCGATATCTCTTCTAGGGAACCTTTTAAATATATTTTTACAAGAGATGAAATTGATAGAGTAAAAATAGAGTCTGATATAAAAGATTTAGTTGCGCCACTTAGTGAGGATGATATAGTTGGAAGAGCTGAATTTTTTTTGGATAATAATAAATTAGGTGAGTTAAATTTGTTCAGCCAATGTGTTGAGAAATTAGGATTTTTAAATAGCGTATATAAGTTTTTTGCAAATTTTTTTAAAAGAGAGAAGTGA
- a CDS encoding integrin-binding adhesin P66 family protein gives MNKKLILCVFGLLLATSISGFAQDTTAEKDAFNLNPWKPKFEFENTSEFRIDMDEQIPGLENKSKIGIKFLPFEKNAELGKDDPFSAYIKIEDLALKVEGQKDATFKLDVGDIITKINIYDFYIKMNTMTDFDFNQESLFSFAPMTSIKSDYYGFPSNDRALRKTILARGTDKKIGTLQFGYTLPQLELILAIGATGTGNRNHGKIDEKDSEDEKKKKKDRPYNNTYAGILYGTQVKWKPIKNELIKDSPTVIAETPIELNFGVSGAFGNKTFNKSSITYGLKDKATIGSDLVVPTLSNTSIMTSLGFQYKLGLTKINNKNTYLILQTGADLGIDFFASDFSTFGHISKKANTGDNDAFNPAENKLNFGQGTKTNFAFSVGANVGFAWNKDEGEKESWSIKGKDSYNTRVFGEQDKKSGIGIGINYGQNLYNPSSGKQLVKDIAKKAFKTLNVEVSTYEDNKKGILPGLGWIISGGIYDLLKEKPNADDIIAILSQDATTAEQATTDVSFVNAAKIGAALYVDYAIPVESISSKTYITPYVGTHILGSFKGSDKKLYLKAGLELEKIIKFTTITLGWDSNNILAKKDKIGSAFLAFKVAFDE, from the coding sequence ATGAATAAAAAATTAATATTATGCGTTTTTGGTCTGCTACTAGCCACTTCTATATCGGGTTTTGCACAAGACACAACAGCAGAAAAAGATGCATTTAATTTAAATCCATGGAAACCTAAATTCGAATTTGAGAACACAAGTGAGTTTAGGATAGATATGGATGAACAAATTCCTGGATTGGAAAACAAAAGTAAAATAGGAATTAAGTTCTTACCATTTGAAAAAAATGCAGAATTGGGTAAAGATGATCCTTTCTCAGCTTATATTAAAATAGAAGATTTAGCTCTAAAAGTTGAAGGTCAAAAGGATGCTACTTTTAAACTTGATGTAGGCGATATCATAACAAAAATAAACATATATGATTTTTACATTAAAATGAACACAATGACTGACTTTGATTTTAACCAAGAATCATTGTTTAGCTTTGCTCCTATGACTAGCATTAAAAGCGACTACTACGGGTTCCCAAGCAATGATAGAGCTTTAAGGAAAACAATCCTTGCAAGAGGTACAGATAAAAAGATAGGAACACTACAATTTGGATACACACTTCCACAATTAGAACTTATACTTGCTATTGGAGCAACAGGAACAGGTAACAGAAACCACGGTAAAATCGATGAAAAAGATTCAGAAGATGAAAAAAAGAAAAAGAAAGACAGACCTTATAACAATACTTATGCTGGTATACTTTATGGAACTCAAGTAAAATGGAAACCAATAAAAAATGAGTTAATAAAAGACAGCCCAACTGTTATAGCGGAAACTCCAATTGAATTAAACTTTGGAGTATCGGGAGCATTTGGAAATAAAACATTTAATAAGTCATCTATAACATACGGATTAAAAGACAAAGCTACTATTGGATCTGACCTAGTTGTCCCTACTTTATCAAATACATCTATTATGACCTCTCTTGGATTCCAATATAAACTTGGTCTTACAAAGATAAACAACAAGAATACTTATTTAATTTTACAAACAGGAGCTGATTTGGGAATAGATTTCTTTGCTAGTGATTTCTCCACATTTGGACACATTTCCAAAAAAGCAAATACTGGTGATAACGATGCATTTAATCCAGCAGAAAATAAGCTTAACTTTGGTCAAGGCACAAAGACTAATTTTGCATTCTCTGTGGGAGCTAATGTAGGTTTCGCTTGGAATAAAGATGAGGGTGAAAAAGAATCATGGTCAATTAAAGGCAAAGATTCTTATAACACAAGAGTATTTGGCGAGCAAGATAAAAAATCTGGAATTGGAATTGGCATTAATTATGGACAAAATTTATATAACCCCTCTTCTGGAAAGCAACTAGTAAAGGATATTGCAAAGAAAGCATTTAAAACCTTAAATGTCGAAGTTTCTACTTATGAAGACAACAAAAAAGGAATTCTTCCTGGACTTGGATGGATAATTTCAGGTGGAATTTATGACTTATTAAAAGAGAAACCTAATGCAGATGACATCATTGCTATTCTTAGTCAAGATGCTACTACTGCTGAGCAGGCTACTACTGATGTTTCATTTGTAAACGCTGCTAAGATTGGGGCTGCTTTGTATGTTGATTATGCAATACCTGTTGAATCTATATCATCAAAGACATATATAACTCCATATGTAGGTACTCATATTTTAGGCTCATTTAAAGGTTCAGATAAAAAATTATACCTAAAAGCTGGGCTTGAACTAGAGAAGATAATAAAGTTCACAACAATTACACTTGGATGGGACTCAAATAACATTCTTGCAAAAAAAGATAAAATAGGAAGTGCATTCTTAGCATTTAAAGTCGCTTTTGACGAATAA
- the tig gene encoding trigger factor: MILSNSVKLLPDSKVEAVIRISKEFVKGKYNEFLKDYSSRLKVQGFRTGKVPFSIIESKYSSNLKALTVEKVIHKSLEDFFKSAVYKPLSYATPKILDEKLDIDFEKDFEFTVVYEAYPEFEIPDISNILVEIPEVIVSDSDVENELKLLQTENSIVVEDKDGVKKGSIVRVNFVELDDSLTEILSTRRQDFVFTVGESNNYYGFDEDIIGMKKDEERIVEKTYGEDYRFRELAGSVKKLKITVEDIKRRDVPELDDDFAKDINDSLNTLEELKEHIRANMLKLVKEKEKDLKLSKLLSDVSEKLNIEVPPAMFEAELNNALNQFSEQNKISIDQLRSSLNELEGEDYIFKDNVLKNLKSKLILQKMVDNDGEEVTDIDLEQYLARQAEDTKMELAEIRKFYEERNLLRILKDEIKRQKVKDKILENVKEIRINKISFRDFVNYEMGK, encoded by the coding sequence GTGATATTAAGTAATAGTGTGAAATTACTCCCAGATTCTAAGGTAGAGGCTGTTATTAGAATTTCCAAAGAGTTTGTTAAAGGTAAATATAATGAATTTTTAAAAGATTATTCTTCTCGGCTTAAGGTGCAGGGGTTTAGGACAGGGAAAGTCCCTTTTAGTATCATTGAGAGCAAATATTCTAGTAATTTAAAAGCTCTTACTGTGGAAAAGGTTATTCATAAATCTTTAGAGGATTTTTTTAAAAGTGCTGTTTATAAGCCGTTAAGTTATGCTACTCCTAAAATACTGGACGAGAAGTTGGATATAGATTTTGAGAAGGATTTTGAATTTACTGTTGTATATGAGGCTTATCCTGAATTTGAAATACCGGATATTTCTAATATTTTGGTGGAAATACCGGAAGTTATTGTTTCTGATTCTGATGTTGAGAATGAGCTTAAATTATTGCAGACAGAAAACTCAATTGTTGTTGAGGATAAGGATGGTGTTAAGAAGGGTAGCATTGTTAGAGTGAATTTTGTTGAGCTTGATGATTCTTTGACGGAAATTTTATCAACTAGAAGACAAGATTTTGTCTTTACTGTAGGTGAGTCTAATAATTATTATGGATTTGACGAAGATATTATTGGAATGAAGAAGGATGAGGAGAGGATAGTCGAGAAGACTTATGGGGAGGATTATAGATTTAGGGAACTTGCTGGTTCTGTTAAAAAATTAAAGATTACTGTTGAAGATATTAAGAGACGAGATGTTCCTGAGCTTGATGATGATTTTGCAAAAGATATTAATGATAGTTTAAATACTTTAGAAGAGCTTAAAGAACATATAAGAGCAAATATGTTAAAGCTTGTGAAGGAAAAGGAGAAAGACCTTAAGCTTTCAAAGTTATTATCTGATGTTTCAGAAAAGTTAAATATAGAAGTTCCCCCTGCTATGTTTGAAGCTGAACTTAATAATGCTTTAAACCAATTTTCAGAACAAAATAAGATTAGTATTGACCAGTTGAGAAGTTCTTTGAATGAGTTGGAAGGTGAAGATTATATTTTTAAGGATAATGTACTTAAAAATTTGAAGTCTAAGTTGATTTTACAAAAGATGGTAGATAATGATGGAGAGGAAGTTACAGATATTGATTTGGAACAGTATCTTGCCAGACAGGCTGAGGATACAAAGATGGAACTTGCTGAGATTCGAAAATTTTATGAGGAAAGGAATTTGTTGAGAATTTTAAAAGATGAAATTAAGAGGCAAAAAGTTAAAGATAAGATTTTAGAAAATGTTAAGGAAATTAGAATTAACAAAATTTCTTTTAGAGATTTTGTTAATTATGAAATGGGTAAATAA
- a CDS encoding lactate permease LctP family transporter, whose translation MNSYDFMKALVPIILIIIGLGIIKKPAYYVIPICLMVTIALVLFDKNLGITNTSLAILEGTIMGIWPIVIVIIAAIFTYKMAESQNDMEIIKSMLSNVSSDKRVIVLLVAWGFGNFLEGVAGYGTAVAIPVSILIAMGFEPLFACLICLIMNTSSTAYGSVGIPIISLAQSTGLDVKVVSSDIALQLLLPTIVIPFILVMLVGGGISGLKGIFTLTLLSGLSIAISQIYVSKALGPELPAILGSMLSMTITITYVKFFEKKDTANPSVKVSAKQGFLACLPYILIVSFIIIVSPLFYSINKYLSSFKTILEVYPGATPLYFKWITSPGLLIFLATVISYSIRSVPMSEQFKIFILTLKKMALSSFVIICIVSISRLMTHSGMIKDLADGISILTGTFYPLFSPLIGALGTFLTGSDTVSNVLFGPLQTQIAENINANPYWLAAANTTGATGGKMISPQNITIATTTAGLIGQEGKLLSKTITYALCYIVISGILVYLL comes from the coding sequence ATGAACTCTTATGATTTCATGAAAGCCTTAGTGCCAATCATACTAATAATAATTGGACTTGGGATAATAAAAAAACCAGCTTATTATGTAATACCAATATGTTTAATGGTAACTATTGCATTAGTTCTCTTTGATAAAAACTTAGGAATAACTAATACAAGTCTTGCAATACTTGAGGGAACAATAATGGGAATATGGCCAATAGTTATTGTGATTATTGCTGCTATTTTCACATATAAAATGGCTGAAAGCCAAAATGACATGGAAATTATAAAATCCATGTTATCAAACGTATCTTCTGATAAGCGAGTAATCGTTTTACTTGTAGCATGGGGATTTGGTAACTTTTTAGAAGGAGTTGCAGGATACGGAACTGCTGTTGCAATTCCAGTCTCAATACTAATAGCAATGGGTTTTGAACCACTCTTTGCCTGTCTTATATGTCTAATCATGAATACATCTTCAACTGCATATGGTTCTGTAGGAATTCCTATTATATCGCTTGCTCAATCAACAGGACTAGATGTTAAAGTAGTATCATCTGATATTGCCTTACAACTATTGCTTCCAACTATTGTTATACCATTTATATTAGTAATGCTAGTGGGAGGAGGAATTTCTGGCCTTAAAGGAATCTTTACACTCACACTTCTTTCAGGATTATCAATAGCAATATCTCAAATTTATGTATCAAAAGCATTGGGTCCCGAACTTCCTGCAATACTTGGAAGCATGCTTTCAATGACCATAACAATAACTTATGTAAAATTTTTCGAAAAAAAAGATACAGCTAATCCGTCTGTCAAAGTATCTGCAAAGCAAGGTTTTCTTGCATGCCTCCCCTACATTTTAATAGTATCTTTCATCATAATTGTTTCACCGCTTTTTTATAGCATAAATAAATACTTATCAAGCTTTAAAACTATTCTTGAAGTTTATCCAGGTGCTACTCCTTTATATTTTAAATGGATAACATCACCAGGATTATTAATCTTTCTTGCAACAGTAATATCTTATTCAATAAGAAGTGTTCCTATGTCTGAACAATTTAAAATATTTATACTCACTTTAAAAAAAATGGCACTATCTTCATTCGTAATCATTTGCATAGTATCAATATCAAGGCTTATGACACATAGTGGAATGATAAAAGACCTTGCAGATGGTATTTCAATCCTGACAGGCACATTTTACCCTTTGTTTAGTCCATTAATAGGTGCTCTTGGAACCTTCTTAACAGGAAGTGATACTGTTTCAAATGTTTTATTTGGTCCCTTGCAAACACAAATTGCAGAGAATATTAATGCCAATCCTTATTGGCTTGCAGCTGCAAATACAACAGGAGCAACAGGAGGAAAAATGATTTCACCTCAAAACATAACAATAGCAACCACAACTGCAGGGCTTATTGGTCAAGAAGGAAAACTATTATCAAAAACTATCACATATGCTCTTTGCTATATTGTTATATCAGGAATCTTAGTTTATTTATTATAA
- a CDS encoding chemotaxis protein CheD (catalyzes the conversion of glutamine residues to glutamate on methyl-accepting chemotaxis receptors) encodes MLNHFNFKLKRDVTIIVPGEAFVSNNRVISTILGSCVSVVLHDDVHNIIGVNHYVLVKSDSVVDASQKGRYGVYAIPMLIDAMLESGSLKNNLKAKLFGGANFMAKGTIKVGSENADFAVNMLSKYGIPILSKDFNQSKSRKIFAYPENFKVVVEYPDGAKVF; translated from the coding sequence ATGTTGAATCATTTTAATTTTAAGTTAAAGAGAGATGTTACAATAATAGTTCCAGGTGAGGCTTTTGTGTCAAATAATAGAGTCATTTCTACAATACTTGGGTCTTGTGTATCTGTTGTACTTCATGATGATGTACATAATATTATTGGAGTAAATCATTATGTTTTAGTGAAGTCGGATTCAGTAGTAGATGCTTCACAAAAGGGTAGATATGGAGTTTATGCTATTCCTATGTTAATTGATGCTATGTTAGAAAGTGGGTCTTTGAAAAATAATCTTAAGGCTAAGCTGTTTGGGGGTGCTAACTTCATGGCAAAGGGAACAATAAAAGTAGGGTCTGAGAATGCAGATTTTGCAGTTAATATGTTATCTAAGTATGGCATTCCAATTTTGAGTAAAGATTTTAATCAATCTAAATCTAGAAAGATTTTTGCTTATCCTGAAAACTTTAAGGTTGTTGTGGAATATCCAGATGGTGCTAAGGTTTTTTAA
- the pepD gene encoding beta-Ala-His dipeptidase, which yields MENIVIDYFRRISQIPRCSKNKEGISNYIKNEAEKFGYSFKEDSLGNIVVKIKANGIENVGPIILQAHTDMVCEKNEAVIHDFEKDPIHIIEDKGYFTASGTTLGADDGIGVAMMLSIMSESNSFRHPELELLFTVDEEIGLIGAIGLDPNLCSGKMLINLDGEEEGYFLVGCAGSRLVNINFTPKYIQSRKSVGVEILFTGLKGGHSGADIHIDLGNSLKLMFFALSELRSKIEFEVEYISGGDKSNAIPRESKVLILIDPENYAFLEEELKSFKLKAQGMYTLDCDFDIVLKKVDSSGIVLENVDQDKILNMGMAFLHGVQKVESYDEKLIRTSLNFASLLKLNDEYQFVFTIRSLSYIEKEYIFSHLKAISKLAGANFKIIYDYSSWIPSKDSKLLNHLKSVYKDIYLEEPKTMVIHAGLETGIISSKLGGIDSVTIGPWIEAPHTPRERVNIESTIRVYNFLKASLASL from the coding sequence ATGGAAAATATTGTAATTGATTATTTTAGGAGAATATCTCAAATACCTAGATGTTCGAAAAATAAAGAAGGTATTAGTAATTATATCAAAAATGAGGCTGAAAAATTTGGTTATTCCTTCAAGGAAGACAGTCTAGGTAATATCGTAGTCAAGATTAAGGCTAATGGTATAGAAAATGTAGGACCTATTATTTTACAAGCTCACACAGATATGGTTTGTGAAAAGAATGAAGCAGTTATTCATGATTTTGAGAAAGATCCTATTCATATAATTGAAGATAAGGGATATTTTACTGCATCAGGTACTACTCTTGGTGCTGATGATGGGATTGGAGTTGCTATGATGCTTTCCATTATGAGTGAGTCTAATAGTTTTCGACATCCTGAATTAGAACTTCTCTTTACTGTTGATGAAGAAATAGGATTAATAGGTGCTATTGGTCTTGATCCTAATTTATGTAGTGGAAAGATGTTAATTAATCTTGATGGAGAAGAGGAAGGCTATTTCTTAGTCGGATGTGCTGGTTCTCGTCTTGTTAATATTAACTTTACACCTAAATATATACAGAGTAGGAAAAGTGTAGGTGTTGAGATTTTGTTTACAGGTCTTAAAGGAGGGCATTCTGGTGCAGATATTCATATTGATTTAGGAAATTCTTTAAAATTGATGTTTTTTGCTTTAAGCGAACTTAGGTCAAAGATAGAATTTGAGGTTGAATATATATCTGGTGGGGATAAAAGTAATGCAATTCCTAGAGAATCAAAGGTTCTCATATTGATTGACCCTGAGAATTATGCTTTCTTAGAAGAAGAATTGAAGTCATTTAAGCTTAAAGCACAGGGAATGTATACTCTTGATTGTGATTTTGATATTGTACTAAAGAAGGTAGATTCTTCTGGAATTGTTTTAGAAAATGTGGATCAAGATAAGATTTTAAATATGGGTATGGCATTTTTGCATGGAGTGCAAAAGGTTGAAAGTTATGATGAGAAACTTATTAGAACATCTCTAAATTTTGCTAGTTTGTTGAAATTAAATGATGAATATCAGTTTGTCTTTACAATAAGGTCATTATCATATATTGAGAAAGAATATATTTTTAGTCATTTAAAGGCAATTAGTAAACTTGCAGGAGCTAATTTTAAAATAATTTATGATTATTCTTCTTGGATTCCATCTAAGGATAGTAAGCTTTTAAATCATCTTAAGAGTGTATATAAAGATATATATTTGGAGGAGCCTAAGACTATGGTGATTCATGCTGGCCTTGAGACTGGAATAATATCTTCAAAATTGGGGGGAATAGATTCAGTTACAATTGGACCTTGGATTGAGGCTCCTCATACACCAAGAGAAAGAGTTAATATTGAGTCAACTATTAGGGTTTATAATTTCTTAAAAGCAAGTTTAGCGAGTTTGTGA